A genome region from Plasmodium vinckei vinckei genome assembly, chromosome: PVVCY_07 includes the following:
- a CDS encoding rhomboid protease ROM3, putative gives MLNGYAENTENSNLLPGIDEVNEKDGKNKFYDALFPQMSLDKIIVWISFFQILIYILSCLLSENLTVPNVDVLMFLGATYGPSIKQGELWRLLFPIFLHANWWHLIINIICILNLGLVIETKYKKKRFLLIYFLSGFIGNTLTTICNPCQLAVGASTSGFGLIGCSIMEIFLAWKNLSKKAQNYYMFNISIFLVFFLFVSFSPTVDFFGHIGGFVCGAFLACHYNKFLGYDIFQECLHYGFASICALIIFYLPFRLFVLNMPCEFV, from the exons atgtTAAACGGATATGCGGAAAATACTGAAAATTCAAATTTGTTACCTGGGATTGATGAAGTGAATGAGAAAGATGggaaaaacaaattttacgATGCTTTATTTCCTCAAATGTCACTAGATAA AATTATTGTATGGATTAGTTTTTtccaaatattaatttatatactgAGTTGCTTATTAAGTGAAAACTTAACAGTTCCTAATGTAGACGTCTTGATGTTCCTTGGAGCTACATATGGGCCATCTATCAA GCAAGGAGAATTATGGAGACTACTATTTCCTATATTTTTGCACGCCAATTGGTGgcatttaattataaatataatatgtattttaaatttgggGTTAGTAATTGAGActaaatataagaaaaagcgttttttattaatatattttttatctggATTTATTGGAAATACATTAACAACAATATGTAATCCTTGCCAATTGGCAGTTGGAGCATCAACTAGTGGATTTGGATTAATTGGATGTTCTATtatggaaatatttttagctTGGAAAAATTTATCGAAGAAAgcacaaaattattatatgtttaatatatctatttttttagtattttttttatttgtaagtTTTTCCCCAACTGTTGATTTTTTTGGTCATATAGGAGGATTTGTGTGTGGAGCTTTTTTGGCATGTCATTACAACAAATTTTTGGGATACGACAt tTTTCAGGAATGTCTACATTATGGATTTGCGTCGATTTGTgctttaattattttttatttaccatTTCGCCTATTCGTTTTGAATATGCCATGTGAATTTGTTTag
- a CDS encoding protein disulfide isomerase, producing MNSKYISFLLFLIPFLFQSYVRSHEDLFNEHITSIHDGELNTFITKNDIVLVMFYAPWCGHCKRLIPEYNEAAIMLNEKKSEIKLASVDATIERGLSQEYGITGYPTMILFNKKNRINYGGGRTAQTIVDWILQMTGPVSTEITGNIEDVLKEKNINVAFYIEYTSEDNELFKKFNEVGDKNREIAKYFMKKNDKHNKIYCYRKDEKTVEYDEKTPLNDFITIESFPLFGEINTENYRFYAESPKELVWVCATLEQYNEIKEEVRLAAAELRNKTHFVLLNIPEYADHAKASLGINEFPGLAYQSSEGRYVLPNPQQSLKNHKDIITFFKDVEAGKIEKSLKSEPIPEEDKDAPVKVVVGNSFIDVVLKSGKDVLIEIYAPWCGHCKKLEPVYEELGRKLKKYDHIIVAKMDGTLNETALKEFEWSGFPTIFFVKAGSKIPLPYEGERTLKGFVDFLNKHSTKTPITIDGVSQSDDGASEEL from the exons ATGAATtcgaaatatatttcttttttgctATTTTTAATCCCCTTTCTTTTCCAAAGTTATGTTCGCTCACATGAGGATCTTTTTAATGAACATATAACGAGCATACATGATGGAGAActaaatacatttataacaaaaaatgatatagtACTTGTTATGTTTTATGCCCCATG GTGTGGACATTGCAAACGATTAATTCCTGAATACAATGAAGCTGCTATCATGCTTAATGAAAAGAAaagtgaaataaaattggcAAGTGTTGATGCTACTATTGAAAGGGGACTTTCACAAGAATATGGAATTACTGGATACCCAACCATGATtctatttaataaaaaaaatagaataaaCTATGGAGGAGGTAGAACTGCTCAAACTATTGTTGACTGGATACTTCAAATGACCGGACCTGTATCTACCGAAATAACAGGAAATATAGAAGATGTtttgaaagaaaaaaatataaatgttgCATTTTATATAGAATATACTTCAGAAgataatgaattatttaaaaaatttaatgaagTTGGGGATAAAAATCGTGAAATtgcaaaatattttatgaaaaaaaatgataaacataataaaatatactgTTATAgaaaagatgaaaaaacagtcgaatatgatgaaaaaactCCATTAAATGATTTTATAACAATTGAATCATTCCCATTATTTGGTGAAATTAATACAGAAAATTATAGATTTTATGCAGAAAGCCCAAAAGAATTAGTATGGGTATGTGCCACACTTGaacaatataatgaaattaaagAAGAAGTTAGATTAGCTGCTGCTGaattaagaaataaaacacATTTCGTTTTGTTAAATATACCAGAATATGCTGATCATGCTAAAGCCTCATTAGGTATAAATGAATTCCCAGGTTTAGCTTATCAATCAAGTGAAGGTAGATATGTATTACCTAACCCACAACAATCTTTAAAAAACCACAAAgatattattacattttttaaagatgTTGAAGCTggaaaaattgaaaaatccCTTAAATCAGAACCAATACCAGAAGAAGATAAAGATGCACCAGTAAAAGTTGTCGTTGGTAATTCATTTATTGATGTTGTATTAAAAAGTGGAAAAGATGTACTTATAGAAATCTATGCTCCATGGTGTGGacattgtaaaaaattagaacCAGTTTATGAAGAACTTGgaagaaaattaaaaaaatatgatcaTATAATTGTTGCTAAAATGGACGGTACACTTAATGAAACAGCACTTAAAGAATTTGAATGGTCAGGTTTCCCAACCATATTCTTTGTTAAAGCTGGATCAAAAATACCTTTACCATATGAAGGTGAAAGAACATTAAAAGGATTtgttgattttttaaataaacattCCACTAAAACTCCAATCACTATTGATGGTGTTTCACAATCTGACGACGGAGCTTCTGAAGAATTATAA
- a CDS encoding SET domain protein, putative produces the protein MNEQVIGAMDEDGETDQTLSRLSNNNITTQISNRSGDINNSERVTKYANNEMIDRNKNNINQPNVDNFENENNDSLEYTKQYGKQNESENEMIYTNNNGEKECMIIDTDDEMKNYELIHVQEDNINNLPSTIMLEGNPEMAINLQKNGSPNLATNNMKLMGNEKNKNKEKYYINLCSSNNTGENVFTNELAVDNNPNCMENCQDENADNIVSNGDIKEKKKMGLKMVRRSSQSNNGYEHKKEETLLNTNTVKVGRKRGRREKSSLKNENGFLKIDNNNNSSVVCSNNPSDPTISNNIKESTDLKNDNIIDVKGITNSTPITINDSNSINNSNKVCVSENNDKACENNMNKLKEYDGVVKFENENKPIRRRRRKRKLKRGNTKEKNKEIRRRRSQSVLATNGNMKYKIGQGNMSTMYENVNNNNKMYYYGYDNLDNMTNKVSNIKISKHFFLKMDDDNTSESSASSSSSTNKRLKNIIIIFDQKYNMGFICKVSKRYLTTEEEGILLKSIEKLNGERFNFNNIISSKDSVIEQFMLYNLFSYDITTLKSSLKLMYTFCLFKNLRLYFQIQNKHIRIEESPISTWRIKDNLYDTHSIILSMFNNYYRNMNKDKLTAIDFINSYYFNIHNIKFAKKNVQPNKTYDNIIEMDQNNEINNNNTEIKRRGTKMRGRRRGRTKEIGIKKEKGKRRGRRGRKNKSYLYDNYKYENAEFDTIDTEKIIKRRRGRWGYKLIAKEKENQIVKDEKSNDEIGRGRRASHIERSKRKNNLNENEVAEENEFYHGDANNSDNKSPVNIEDQTKDEKTSIGRSSNTKDNLKDLIKIENPDYYDITNMKYNENDKNGISKSDENNNDFDLGSPKNENQNYDDQNEENYFESEGKKRNKIIGSDRDSNHSYRENNSEITDEHNKLNIDSKDVDNEGNKSEKMNLIYPKNKLNYNGNSNDIISIGSSNETGIEIEQNDNMVLRKNNSESSLSYSSINNNVRCKVEESDVIENGSNNECENDMNIKNSENCVEENSTIVRDNNEVDIEKGLVGKRGVKNEESMEYKKKIFLRRRHTKEENNTTNETGLTKADCLNNSGNNNDVLIKEGKEDVFCNNITLIKRRRRRRRRISKKIKIQKSIEKGKEPIVRKRRRRRRKNINSDENYIEDVIKLENVGIMLLERIKNNYKMLIENNELKKKQEMNQYNNNGNANPNNYNYMDNRNGPEYLNDKSRENGASNVEGSHQYNGNYMQSGSGMNNINNGMSSNNNNGNTTGIIDANNTVRTQNNDNMMNNQTNEGAQYPNNTPNNLEGTLNGNDTNMKNEPNMNPYINGNYNNSMGNGNKINYANFQNSLVKTELSEKEKKYMLTIDSIYNSNFNILDIKVNTHFSHNYHIALFFLCKYTSYNLFLHPINKNEHIVSSIILNSKHDILTDNGNCFVLKYLLSFLSSKISSLRKCYANALYNSYLLQMPIRIFRHNNLKTKYGPNYGIRYDGIYKIANAFTVNDYSTLEYKRDILYVFKRLYMDKCFIPSNCRFYNNIYERKKNLDEKNSVSINVFYNNEIIMTLRVPYIKNYKSTAFTNFNHIYKFIRKKCIAENLATEWINSDVRVYEECMKEYKQMKAKDLEQRSKANQDILHENVNYIKQIETNNGVTEIYQPNEEENKRKHSINKRALIGKYPYWCLGKYLPMVLMLETLCFKKEIDENKMIRTKNLKNLDISIKKCEISINCELAKRPAHLFIPIKSKEAISAYIELKKPFKDDWNPYEDLSAGKEKFKIPVENDVDDDLPPMNFTYVNKTIFFSRLPPYNLLPLCSGCTPQNYNKKDYDEIYINGYCKALKHKRTNEIYCDGNKNYDINDFNVLAACSGNCLCDPLKCINKFPEGLHYPVKVVKTVDVGWDIVACSHIKANSLIMHYVGEITTRKEMISREHEYDKKGYFNYFIETAEVDETYADDWKIPCIDALFISNVARFLNHSCEPNVNVITIWRGDSYPSVGIFSSRDISPNEPLKYHYGINYKNIKCMCRSKKCKGYIG, from the coding sequence atgaatgaaCAAGTTATTGGGGCAATGGATGAAGATGGTGAAACAGACCAAACCTTATCTAGGTTgagcaataataatattacaaCCCAAATAAGTAATAGAAGTggtgatataaataatagcgAGCGTGTAACGAAGTATGCAAACAATGAAATGATTGatcgaaataaaaataatattaatcaACCAAACGttgataattttgaaaatgaaaacaatGATTCTTTAGAATATACAAAACAATATGGCAAACAAAATGAGagtgaaaatgaaatgatATATACCAATAACAATGGTGAAAAAGAATGCATGATAATTGATACAGACGATGagatgaaaaattatgagCTTATACATGTTCAAgaagataatataaataacttACCTTCAACAATTATGTTAGAAGGGAATCCTGAAATGGcaataaatttacaaaaaaatggatcCCCCAATTTAGctacaaataatatgaaattaatggggaatgaaaaaaataaaaataaagaaaaatattatatcaatTTATGCTCAAGCAATAATACTGGTGAAAATGTTTTTACAAACGAACTGGCAGTGGACAATAATCCAAATTGTATGGAAAATTGCCAAGACGAGAATGCAGATAATATAGTAAGCAATGGGGAtataaaggaaaaaaagaaaatgggGTTGAAGATGGTGAGAAGGAGTTCTCAATCTAACAATGGTTATGAGCATAAAAAGGAAGAAACTTtattaaatacaaatacTGTTAAGGTTGGACGAAAAAGAGGGAGGAGAGAAAAAAgttctttaaaaaatgaaaacggatttttaaaaattgataataataataatagtagtGTAGTATGTAGTAATAATCCCAGTGATCCAACaatttcaaataatattaaagagAGCACAGATTTAAAAAACGATAATATTATAGATGTAAAAGGAATTACCAATAGTACCCCTATAACTATAAATGATAGCaatagtataaataatagtaataaagtTTGTGTTtcagaaaataatgataaagcctgtgaaaataatatgaacaaattaaaGGAGTATGATGGAGTTGTCAAgtttgaaaatgaaaacaaacCAATTCGTAGGAGacgaagaaaaagaaaattaaagaGAGGTAAtacaaaagaaaagaataaaGAAATTAGAAGGAGAAGATCACAATCCGTATTAGCAACTAATggaaatatgaaatataaaattggaCAAGGTAATATGTCAACAATGtatgaaaatgtaaataataataataagatGTATTATTATGGATATGATAATTTAGATAATATGACTAATAAAGtatcaaatataaaaatatcgaaacatttttttttaaaaatggatgATGATAATACAAGTGAAAGTAGTGCATCATCAAGTTCATCAACCAATAAacgtttaaaaaatataataataatatttgatcaaaaatataatatgggATTTATTTGCAAAGTTTCTAAAAGATATTTAACAACAGAAGAAGAAGGGATTTTATTAAAGTcaatagaaaaattaaatggtgaaagatttaattttaataatataatatctaGTAAAGATTCTGTAATTGAACaatttatgttatataatttattttcatatgaTATAACAACTTTAAAAAgttcattaaaattaatgtatactttttgtttatttaaaaatttaagattatattttcaaatacaaaataagcATATACGTATTGAAGAAAGTCCAATATCAACTTGGAGGATTAAagataatttatatgatacTCATTCgattatattatcaatgtttaataattattataggAATATGAATAAAGATAAATTGACAGCTattgattttataaattcctattattttaatatacataatataaagtttgctaaaaaaaatgtacaaccaaataaaacatatgataatataattgaaatggatcaaaataatgaaataaataataataatacggAAATAAAACGAAGGGGTACTAAAATGAGAGGAAGAAGAAGAGGAAGAACAAAAGAAATTGggataaaaaaggaaaaaggaaaaagaaGGGGGAGAAGAGGtcgtaaaaataaatcttatttatatgataattataaatatgagaACGCCGAATTTGATACTATTGATactgaaaaaataataaaaagaaggAGAGGTAGATGGggatataaattaattgcaaaggaaaaagaaaatcaaATTGTAAAGGACGAGAAATCAAACGATGAAATTGGTAGGGGTAGACGAGCTAGTCACATTGAAAGAAGCAAAAGAaagaataatttaaatgaaaatgaagtaGCTGAAGAAAACGAATTTTATCACGGCGATGCCAATAACTCAGATAATAAATCACCAGTAAATATAGAAGACCAAACAAAGGATGAAAAAACGAGCATAGGCAGAAGTAGTAACACTAAggataatttaaaagatcttataaaaatagaaaatccagattattatgatattacaaatatgaaatataatgaaaatgataaaaacgGTATATCTAAATcggatgaaaataataatgattttgATTTGGGTTCcccaaaaaatgaaaaccaaaattatgatgatcagaatgaagaaaattattttgaaagtgaaggtaaaaaaagaaataaaataataggGTCTGATAGAGATAGTAATCATAGTTATAGAGAAAATAATTCTGAAATAACAGATGAGCATAATAAACTAAATATAGATTCAAAAGATGTAGATAATGAGGGAaataaaagtgaaaaaatgaatttaatatatccaaaaaataaactaaaTTATAATGGCAATTCTAATGATATTATAAGTATAGGTTCAAGTAATGAAACTGGTATAGAAATCGAACAGAATGATAATATGgttttaagaaaaaataatagtgaatcttctttatcatattcttctataaataataatgttagATGTAAAGTTGAAGAATCAGATGTTATAGAAAATGGATCTAATAATGAATGTGAAAATGATatgaatattaaaaatagtgaaaatTGTGTTGAAGAGAATAGTACAATTGTTAGAGATAATAATGAGGTAGATATTGAAAAAGGTTTAGTAGGAAAAAGGGgagtaaaaaatgaagaaagtatggaatataaaaaaaaaatatttttaagacGACGACATACAAAGGAAGAAAATAACACTACCAATGAAACGGGTCTAACAAAAGCAGACTGCCTTAACAATAgtggaaataataatgatgttTTAATTAAAGAAGGAAAAGAAGATGTATTTTGTAACAACATAACATTGATAAAAAGGAGacgaagaagaagaagacgtatatctaaaaaaataaaaatacaaaaaagtATTGAAAAAGGTAAAGAACCAATTGTACGTAAAAGAAGACGacgaagaagaaaaaatataaattcagATGAGAATTATATCGAGgatgtaataaaattagaaaatgtAGGTATAATGCTTTTGGAAaggattaaaaataattataaaatgttgatagaaaataatgaacttaaaaaaaaacaggaAATGAATcaatacaataataatggaaatGCTAATCCAAATAATTACAACTATATGGACAACCGCAATGGTCctgaatatttaaatgataagaGTAGAGAAAATGGGGCATCTAATGTTGAAGGCTCACATCAATATAACGGGAATTATATGCAGTCTGGTTCTGgaatgaataatataaataatgggATGAGtagcaataataataatggtaATACTACTGGAATCATAGATGCAAATAATACTGTTAGAACCCAAAATAATGACAACATGATGAATAATCAGACAAATGAAGGGGCACAATATCCTAATAATACTCCAAATAATCTTGAAGGTACATTAAATGGTAATGACACAAATATGAAGAACGAACCGAATATGAatccatatataaatggGAACTATAATAATTCGATGGGAAATgggaataaaattaattatgctaattttcaaaatagtTTAGTTAAAACTGAACTAagtgaaaaagaaaaaaaatatatgctaaCTATTGattcaatatataatagtaattttaatattttagatATAAAGGTGAATACTCATTTTTCACATAATTATCATAtagctttattttttttatgtaaatatacatcatataatttatttttacatccAATAAATAAGAATGAGCATATAGTATCatcaataatattaaattcaaAGCATGATATACTTACAGATAATGGTAActgttttgttttaaaatatttattatcttttttaagTAGCAAAATATCAAGCCTCAGAAAATGTTATGCTAatgcattatataattcatatttattacaaatGCCTATAAGAATATTTCgtcataataatttgaaaacaaaatatggaCCGAATTATGGTATACGATATGATgggatatataaaatagcaAATGCATTTACTGTAAATGATTATTCAACACTAGAATATAAAAgagatatattatatgtctTTAAAAGATTATATATGgataaatgttttattcCTAGTAATTGTagattttataataatatatatgaaagaaaaaaaaatttagatgaaaaaaattctgTTTCTattaatgttttttataacaatgaaataattatgactTTAAGAGTaccatatattaaaaattataaatctACAGCATTTACTAATtttaatcatatttataaatttattagaaaaaaatgtattgcTGAAAATCTTGCTACAGAATGGATTAATTCTGATGTTCGGGTTTATGAAGAATGCATGAAGGAATACAAACAAATGAAGGCTAAAGATTTAGAACAAAGGTCCAAAGCCAATCAAGATATATTACATGAAAATgtgaattatataaaacaaattgaAACAAATAATGGTGTGACAGAAATATATCAACCTAATGAAGAAGAgaataaaagaaaacatagtataaataaacGTGCACTAATAGGAAAATATCCATATTGGTGTTTGGGAAAATATTTACCAATGGTTTTAATGTTAGAAAcattatgttttaaaaaagaaatagatgaaaataaaatgataagaactaaaaatttgaaaaacttagatatttcaataaaaaaatgtgaaatATCTATAAATTGTGAATTAGCAAAAAGACCTgcacatttatttattccaataaaaagtaaagaAGCTATATCAGCATATATAGAATTGAAAAAACCTTTTAAAGATGATTGGAATCCATATGAAGATTTATCTGCtggaaaagaaaaatttaaaattccTGTTGAAAATGATGTAGATGATGATTTACCTCCTATGAACTTTACTTATGTAAACAAaaccatatttttttctcgaCTACCACCATATAACTTATTACCACTATGTTCTGGTTGTACACcccaaaattataataaaaaagattatgatgaaatatatattaatggaTATTGTAAAGCATTGAAACACAAAAGaacaaatgaaatatattgcGATGGGAATAAGAACTATGATATTAATGATTTTAATGTTTTAGCTGCATGTTCAGGCAATTGTTTATGTGATCcattaaaatgtataaataaatttccaGAAGGTTTACACTATCCCGTAAAGGTTGTAAAAACTGTTGATGTTGGATGGGACATCGTTGCATGCTCGCATATAAAAGCTAATTCACTTATTATGCATTACGTAGGTGAAATAACAACACGAAAAGAAATGATATCTAGGGAACATGAATATGACAAAAAAggatattttaattattttattgagACTGCAGAAGTAGATGAAACTTATGCCGATGATTGGAAAATACCATGCATTGAcgctttatttatttctaacGTTGCTcgatttttaaatcattcaTGTGAACCTAATGTTAATGTTATAACAATATGGAGAGGTGATAGTTATCCTTCCGTTggaatattttcttcaagAGATATAAGCCCAAATGAACCCCTGAAATATCATTACGGAATTAactacaaaaatattaagtGTATGTGCCGTTcgaaaaaatgtaaaggATATATTGGATAA